The Anopheles marshallii chromosome X, idAnoMarsDA_429_01, whole genome shotgun sequence genome includes a window with the following:
- the LOC128710841 gene encoding uncharacterized protein LOC128710841, with the protein MSTENYAHCLKKSGVLYRRVAKPGCNIAVELDGDASFIGEEEDNADPSVSDSSSDDESESDEGVIDFKSMNITDFLRYFAIATNQKHSAMNMLLSILITKTNFVLLKDARALLNTNRDRPELSTLGNGTFWTRGIKRSLMDNLRFTTVTETISLNIYIDGLPLHKSSNMQIWPIVINIQEMPLIAPITTALYCERTKPTNTQQIMDLLVKELNKLMDEWFELNNCRVQVKIRAIIADSPARAFLKDYRGYKPDSAPYNLDQPQ; encoded by the exons ATGTCTACCGAAAATTACGCgcattgcttaaaaaaaagtggTGTTTTGTATCGAC GTGTAGCGAAGCCAGGTTGTAACATAGCAGTAGAGCTTGATGGCGATGCATCGTTCATCGGTGAGGAGGAAGATAACGCTGATCCTAGTGTTTCCGATAGCTCTAGCGATGATGAATCTGAGAGTGACGAAGGAGTCATTGATTTCAAATCAATGAATATTACAGATTTCTTGAGGTATTTCGCTATAGCAACCAATCAAAAGCACTCGGCCATGAACATGTTGCTCTCAATTTTGATTACAAAAACCAATTTCGTGCTTCTAAAAGATGCTAGAGCGCTTTTAAACACCAATAGAGATCGTCCGGAACTAAGTACTCTCGGAAACGGTACTTTCTGGACCCGTGGTATTAAAAGGAGCCTCATGGACAATTTACG GTTTACTACTGTGACAGAAACAATATCattgaatatttatattgATGGCCTTCCGTTGCACAAAAGTAGTAACATGCAAATTTGGCCCATCGTGATAAATATTCAAGAAATGCCTCTGATCGCACCTATTACAACAGCGTTGTATTGTGAgcgcacaaaaccaacaaatacTCAACAAATCATGGATTTATTGGTAAAAGAGCTGAACAAATTAATGGACGAATGGtttgaattaaataattgcCGAGTGCAAGTAAAAATACGCGCAATAATAGCAGATTCTCCAGCAAGAGCATTTTTGAAAG